The DNA sequence TCTGAACGACATGAAGAACCTGGCCCTGGTGCCGAACGAGCCCAACAAGCTCACCATGGGCTGGTGCGTCGAGTGCCATCGCGCCGCCAACGGCGGGCAGCTCGCGAGCCTGACGTGGATCCCCAAGCCTCTGCCCAAGCTCAGCAAGGACAAGTTCAACGCCCCGCTCGAATGCATCACCTGCCACCATTGAAATAGCGTAGTGGCTTCACCGGCCGAGCGGGCCCAGCGGGTGTTTCCGGGGGGATCGCTCGGCGAGTACAACCTGCCGCCCGAGCTGGCGGTGGTGCTGGCCCGCGGTGAGGGCGCCACGGTGTGGGACACCGAGGGACGCGCCTTCCCGGACTTCACCATGGGCTGGGGCTCGGTGCTGCTGGGCCACGCCCATCCCGCCGTCCTCGAGGCCGCGCGCGCCGCCGCCGCCGCCGGCTCCAACTTCGCCTACGTGAGCGCCCCCGCGCTGGCCCTCGCCGAGGAGATCGGGCGCGCGCGGCGCGGCGCCGAGCGCGTGCGCTTCTGCGCCTCGGGCACCGAGGCCACCGCGCACGCGGTGCGGCTGGCCCGCGCCTTCACGGGGCGTCCGCGCGTGCTCAAGTTCGAGGGCGCGTACCATGGCGCCAACGAGGTGGGCACGGTGAGCCTGTTCCCGACGCGGCTACTCGAATTTCCCGCTGGCGAGCCCACCTCGGCCGGCGTGCCGCCGGGCGCGGTGGCCGACGTGCTCGTGGCGCCCTACAACGATCTCGCCGCCACCACCGCGATCGTCGAGGCGCAGGGCGACGCCCTCGCCGCCATCATCGTGGAGCCGCTGCACCGCTGCACGTCCCCGCGTCCCGGCTTCCTGGCCGGCCTGCGCGACCTGGCCACGAAGCGCGGCGTGCTCCTCATCTTCGACGAGACCGTCACCGGGTTCCGGCTCGCCTACGGCGGCGCTGCGGAGTACTACGGCGTCGAGCCCGACCTGGCGACGCTCGGGAAGGCGCTGGGCGGCGGCTATCCGATCGGCGCGGTGGCCGGACGCGCCGACGTGATGGATCTCGTGCGCGAGGATCGCCTGGGCGCCGACGGACGCTATGTCTGGTGGGCGTCGAGCCTCGGCGGCAATCCCGTGTCCTGCGCGGCGGGGCTCGCCGCGCTCGGCGAGCTGCGCCGCCCCGACACGTACAAGCGCCTCTTCGCCATCGGCGAGGCGCTGCGCGCGGGGCTGCGCCGCGTGCTCGCGGAGGCGGGGGTCACCGCGCACGTGCAAGGCGACGGCCCGCTCGCCGCCGTGGTGTTCACCGCGCGCGAGGTCACCGACTACCGGAGCGCGTTCGACTCCGACCGGCGGCGGGCGCGGGCCTTCCTGCTGGGGCTGTTCCGGCGGGGCATCTTCCTCAATCCGATGTCCACCAAGCTCTATCTCTCGCTCGCCCACGACGAGCGGCACATCGCGCGCTTCCTCGAGGCGGCGGCGGGCGCCCTGCGCGACCCCGTCGCTACAGGATCGCCGTGAAGCTGCGGAGGTCGGGGCAGCCTTCCAGGCCCTCGACCATCTCCCGGACGGTCTCCACGCGCTCGGGGCTCAGCACCACGGCGGCGCAGCTCTCGAACTTCTCGCGGAGCTGATCGGCGCTCAGCGGGTTGCCTGGGTGGCCGGGCACCGGGCGCGGGCCGATCTCGAGGGTGCGCCCGTCGGTCAGCCGGACGCGCACGCGGGACCACATGTGCCGCTCGAGGTCGCCGGGGATCTCGGGGTCCACCGTCACGCGTACCCGCGGCAGCAGCGCGCGGATCGCAGGATCCTGCACCTTCTCGTCGCTGAAGGTCTGGATGCCGAGGCGCTCCTCCACGAGGGCGGCGGCCGCCGCGAACTCGCCCGAGAACTTCGCCTCCAGTCCGGTGCGCGGATTGGAGTGGATGAGGATGTGTGGCACCGCGGCGTTCACGCCCACCGAGA is a window from the Candidatus Methylomirabilota bacterium genome containing:
- a CDS encoding aspartate aminotransferase family protein, whose translation is MASPAERAQRVFPGGSLGEYNLPPELAVVLARGEGATVWDTEGRAFPDFTMGWGSVLLGHAHPAVLEAARAAAAAGSNFAYVSAPALALAEEIGRARRGAERVRFCASGTEATAHAVRLARAFTGRPRVLKFEGAYHGANEVGTVSLFPTRLLEFPAGEPTSAGVPPGAVADVLVAPYNDLAATTAIVEAQGDALAAIIVEPLHRCTSPRPGFLAGLRDLATKRGVLLIFDETVTGFRLAYGGAAEYYGVEPDLATLGKALGGGYPIGAVAGRADVMDLVREDRLGADGRYVWWASSLGGNPVSCAAGLAALGELRRPDTYKRLFAIGEALRAGLRRVLAEAGVTAHVQGDGPLAAVVFTAREVTDYRSAFDSDRRRARAFLLGLFRRGIFLNPMSTKLYLSLAHDERHIARFLEAAAGALRDPVATGSP